In Aspergillus flavus chromosome 3, complete sequence, one genomic interval encodes:
- a CDS encoding Retinoic acid induced 16-like protein-domain-containing protein, protein MDFWSRLIGGSRSLSTKTYRASSPTERLTAFKRTCNTLQQIWRSTNSPSGDQSATTHARNCIDRLNSVLSDESRGPAPHPCLAYAASSQIFVTVTKLALSSYDDGMLRSATVFFNTLIDSEVDGVVDNRLFARALVDLVRRADKHSEDVEGRLVELLFGVANNIRLQPDILPAWFAPRSEDQDREQQTNTGTEFAGATRKDDFPLFYLLVEYVHHGGRAGDFARTGLLYLIETASRSKNLERWLIESDLATLMATGLGALYSQLGSLSFDATSDEKMPHIVALSDHAKQETALPPALGATVDSFMSYLLFWQDTIDHCKSAEVNGTLLDHFQVLFLEQLLYPSLLESSDVEGGSTAAVLTYLYRILESINQDDLVHRILHFLLASPSDMETSPTLKVNMSVSRRKSLDVLAAFSEEAAKPSPSLFNLRDLALLGLQSANRQTVLATLRLMAVILQRHHTFARSLIRTVPGQYAGQRTVGQLNAELEQLTEMATSIVEDPTLNDSFEDYLKDASLILESHLYIPPAETGLEDDRPLEIRQEDPIVQELLNCVETFFTNSVIVNLALTEVLMSIASSHLISLDSWLLVDPSKYVYDDQTTAQDGPMEILDQIKLAYQEPSLSSSETPTLTSALQKLVQKIQQWRKDVPDFDILVAARRDLLHHDDPAKDTGRLQQPFEASTRLPSERRPLKMPLDSDIGSPRGRSSLVQDLPGTPASRQAAVGSPLRGSSLRSPDSRESSSPRMTAAEELRKRLSKPFQVDHPHKATMAGEEPEPAADAIVEEEAESAIADEEPRSATLGHVLTNVVILYEFLLEVSATVQARSTLFGEAGYPGVGWSAPLNEELM, encoded by the exons ATGGATTTT TGGTCTCGTTTAATCGGCGGATCCCGTTCGCTGTCTACGAAGACGTACCGAGCGAGCTCTCCTACCGAACGATTGACAGCATTCAAGCGGACATGTAATACTCTGCAA CAAATCTGGCGCTCCACCAACTCGCCGTCGGGAGATCAGTCTGCGACAACCCATGCGCGCAATTGCATTGACCGACTAAATTCCGTCCTCAGCGATGAATCCCGAGGCCCGGCTCCTCATCCGTGTTTAGCGTACGCTGCATCTTCTCAGATCTTCGTGACCGTCACCAAACTGGCGCTGTCTTCTTATGACGATGGAATGCTCCGTTCTGCCACTGTTTTCTTCAATACCCTGATCGATTCGGAGGTGGATGGGGTAGTGGATAACCGGTTATTTGCGCGGGCGCTGGTGGATCTCGTCCGACGTGCAGACAAACACTcggaagatgtggaaggaAGGCTTGTCGAGCTGTTGTTTGGTGTCGCCAACAATATCCGTCTGCAACCTGATATTCTGCCTGCGTGGTTTGCTCCGAGGTCCGAAGACCAAGACCGCGAGCAACAAACTAATACTGGGACTGAGTTCGCGGGTGCGACTCGGAAGGATGACTTCCCACTGTTCTACTTGTTGGTGGAATATGTTCACCATGGGGGCCGTGCGGGTGATTTTGCTCGGACCGGTCTTCTTTATCTGATAGAAACAGCCTCTCGCTCAAAGAACCTAGAGAGATGGCTAATTGAGAGCGATCTAGCGACGCTAATGGCCACGGGACTAGGTGCACTGTATAGTCAGCTAGGCAG CCTGTCCTTCGATGCAACCTCCGACGAAAAGATGCCCCACATTGTTGCGCTATCAGATCATGCGAAACAAGAGACTGCTCTTCCCCCTGCACTGGGGGCAACTGTAGACTCTTTCATGTCGTACCTATTATTTTGGCAGGACACTATTGACCATTGCAAATCGGCAGAAGTCAACGGCACATTACTGGATCACTTTCAGGTCTTGTTTCTCGAACAACTTCT ATACCCATCACTGCTCGAGTCCTCGGACGTTGAAGGTGGTTCTACCGCTGCCGTGCTTACCTATTTATATCGAATTCTGGAGTCGATTAACCAGGATGATCTGGTCCATCGCATTCTCCACTTCTTACTAGCCTCACCTTCCGACATGGAAACATCACCCACTTTGAAAGTGAACATGTCAGTAAGCCGGCGGAAATCTTTAGACGTTCTAGCCGCTTTCTCGGAGGAAGCTGCGAAACCGTCACCTTCACTATTTAACCTGAGAGACCTTGCTCTACTAGGGCTGCAGTCTGCCAATCGACAAACTGTTTTGGCAACGCTACGGCTGATGGCGGTCATCCTCCAACGGCATCATACTTTTGCCCGATCATTGATCCGAACGGTTCCTGGTCAATATGCCGGGCAACGAACCGTGGGGCAATTGAATGCAGAGCTGGAGCAGCTTACGGAAATGGCCACGTCGATTGTGGAAGACCCCACGCTGAATGACTCCTTCGAGGACTACCTCAAGGATGCTTCATTAATCTTAGAATCTCACTTGTATATTCCACCGGCTGAAACTGGCCTGGAAGATGACCGCCCATTGGAGATTCGCCAGGAGGACCCTATTGTCCAGGAATTGCTGAATTGTGTGGAGACATTCTTTACTAATAGCGTCATCGTCAACCTAGCATTAACCGAGGTTCTCATGAGTATCGCATCTTCACACCTTATATCCCTTGACAGCTGGCTCCTTGTGGACCCATCTAAATACGTATACGATGATCAGACTACAGCCCAGGATGGACCTATGGAAATCTTAGATCAAATAAAGCTAGCCTATCAAGAGCCCTCGTTGTCGAGCTCTGAGACACCAACACTCACATCCGCACTGCAAAAGCTTGTGCAGAAAATCCAGCAATGGCGGAAGGATGTGCCAGATTTTGACATTCTAGTTGCGGCTCGGCGGGACCTACTCCACCATGATGATCCTGCTAAAGACACAGGCCGCCTTCAGCAACCATTCGAAGCATCAACGCGTCTTCCGTCTGAACGACGACCACTGAAGATGCCCTTGGACTCTGACATCGGGTCACCCCGAGGGAGGTCCTCACTTGTGCAGGACCTCCCGGGCACACCAGCTTCCCGACAGGCCGCCGTGGGCTCACCGCTTCGTGGATCCTCACTTCGCTCTCCCGATTCTCGTGAGTCCTCCTCGCCTCGAATGACTGCAGCAGAGGAGCTTCGAAAGCGACTATCAAAGCCCTTCCAAGTGGACCATCCACACAAAGCAACAATGGCTGGTGAAGAACCCGAGCCGGCGGCAGATGCAAtagtagaagaagaagccgagagTGCGATTGCTGATGAGGAGCCGCGGTCGGCGACCCTCGGCCATGTTTTAACCAACGTGGTCATACTGTACGAATTTCTCCTGGAGGTTTCCGCCACGGTGCAGGCGCGGAGCACACTATTTGGAGAAGCGGGATACCCCGGGGTAGGCTGGAGTGCCCCGCTGAATGAAGAGTTGATGTGA
- a CDS encoding putative thioester reductase family protein, whose translation MNMDAASASEWWRDQVVFLTGGTGTLGGCLLYKLAIQLPTKRMFVLCRGSIHSALEKLERSMPDEINEVMDSGKVTFVVGDLSKPSLGLRAVDRAQLQQQVTVVINSAANVSLRQELQASMVDNCLVHLSLVDFVSSFAHLKRLLHVSTAYVNSFLPGGTVQEKIYHLDNKAVTKERDNFLQEVQEIVSTGQTRYNMLEFPAPYALAKYLLEQLLLDRKDNQHYSTLIIRPSNIGPALQHPHRFYGFDLKIPLHSYVQSLLRTDNHGIEHFCSIVDPKCIIDEVPVDIVANVSLLHLASGTTDIVHATSQLYVPYSLSKVASLVASNMSQTTSMSICQRGGVVLSPKHAEAFFQMLARFNRGWEFSCARSECLRQTITSGPLSLRLDWHDPEEFMRVRIRMLVHKFQKLLFNTSRGPDSALYGECV comes from the coding sequence ATGAATATGGATGCAGCCAGCGCTAGTGAATGGTGGAGAGACCAAGTGGTGTTCCTGACGGGGGGCACTGGCACCCTAGGAGGATGCCTGCTTTACAAGCTCGCTATTCAGCTGCCTACCAAGAGGATGTTCGTTCTCTGCCGCGGATCAATCCACAGTGCGCTCGAAAAACTGGAACGCAGTATGCCGGACGAAATCAATGAGGTAATGGATAGTGGTAAGGTCACCTTCGTGGTGGGGGACCTCAGCAAACCCTCTTTGGGGCTCCGAGCAGTGGATCGAGCTCAGCTGCAGCAGCAAGTGACGGTAGTCATAAACAGTGCCGCCAATGTGTCGTTGCGCCAGGAGCTACAGGCGTCCATGGTGGACAATTGCCTTGTGCACCTTTCTCTGGTCGATTTTGTGTCTAGCTTTGCCCATCTGAAGCGTCTTCTACATGTGTCCACTGCCTATGTGAATAGCTTCCTCCCTGGGGGTACCGTTCAGGAAAAGATCTACCACCTGGACAACAAGGCTGTTACGAAGGAGAGAGACAATTTCCTGCAGGAGGTACAGGAGATCGTCTCCACTGGACAGACGCGCTACAATATGCTCGAGTTTCCTGCCCCCTACGCCCTGGCCAAGTACCTCCTGGAGCAGCTGCTCCTAGATCGCAAAGACAATCAACATTATTCCACCCTGATTATCCGTCCCTCCAACATTGGTCCTGCCCTCCAGCACCCGCACAGATTCTACGGCTTCGACCTGAAAATTCCCCTTCACTCCTATGTTCAATCACTTCTACGGACGGACAATCATGGAATTGAACATTTCTGTAGCATAGTTGACCCGAAGTGTATCATAGACGAAGTACCTGTGGATATTGTTGCCAATGtttccctcctccatctAGCATCCGGCACCACTGATATTGTTCATGCAACTTCACAGCTCTATGTCCCTTACAGCCTTTCGAAAGTGGCCTCCCTGGTCGCCTCCAACATGTCCCAGACTACTTCCATGAGCATCTGTCAGCGAGGTGGTGTCGTTCTGTCTCCGAAGCACGCAGAGGCATTTTTCCAAATGTTGGCCAGGTTCAACCGCGGGTGGGAGTTTAGTTGTGCTCGCTCAGAGTGCCTCCGGCAAACCATTACCTCTGGGCCTTTAAGTCTGCGACTCGATTGGCACGACCCAGAGGAATTCATGCGTGTGCGGATTCGAATGCTTGTGCACAAGTTTCAGAAGCTGTTGTTCAATACTTCGCGTGGCCCCGATTCTGCTTTATACGGGGAGTGTGTCTAG
- a CDS encoding kinesin-like protein klpA — MMDNENLSQSRAPARTRIPAAGLREMSSANTNSRSGILPPGSIAKTSSQPTRPRSTTQGAETTRARATSTTLSGKPLGRANSHATTTLTRSASTTSRTTKASPATGSSTRPHSALSRPQTSLASARRPNGHTIARPATSLDTHHEEDSSILGKRKGAEWDQETREKTMEEFFNAFVSRVSQAGQESFGLKETVELYKSRVNELEQSRKDLTEANLALRVELESMKARIGTAEGALHDAQREHELAMDEFSSRQRLEVETVRADSKKKLETIVAQHEDQLCELKRRFERELDDEKASRLREINQLTSQTALDTQRSQIELDRKDREIASLQNDVQALQQEIERERKSTQGLRQNLDTASSNSVTLESSIRALKARIEFLESGREEQSQAFERLNQQMMDALAETNATKDKLRKEETLRRKLHNQVQELKGNIRVFCRVRPSLETEPQTGIAQIQYPDASEECKEINVLGLEEKSSLGAVTKKNNNFAFDRVFGPSTQNAEVFDEISQLVQSALDGYNVCIFCYGQTGSGKTYTMSSLDGMIPRAVHQIYETATSLKEKGWRYTMEGNFVEVYNENLNDLLGKAEELDKKKHEIRHDMQRGKTIITDVTTVRLDSPEMVENILKRAAANRSVAATKANERSSRSHSVFILKLIGENDITGERSEGTLNLVDLAGSERLSHSGATGERLRETQNINRSLSCLGDVIAALGQGKDGGHIPYRNSKLTYLLQFSLGGNSKTLMFVMVSPLQAHLAETLTSLKFATKVHNTHIGTAKRQARVRDC, encoded by the exons ATGATGGATAATGAGAACTTG TCGCAATCCCGAGCCCCTGCCCGCACACGCATACCCGCCGCTGGGCTCAGAGAAATGAGCTCGGCTAATACTAATTCGCGGTCAGGCATCTTGCCGCCTGGCTCAATTGCTAAAACTTCGTCGC AACCGACTCGTCCGAGGAGTACCACACAAGGCGCCGAGACTACCAGAGCTAGAGCAACGTCCACGACCTTGTCCGGGAAACCTCTTGGTCGTGCGAATTCTCATGCAACGACTACCTTGACTAGATCCGCTTCCACTACCTCACGAACTACCAAAGCATCCCCCGCCACCGGATCTAGTACGCGACCCCACTCAGCATTATCACGCCCTCAGACTTCGCTAGCCAGCGCCCGAAGGCCCAATGGTCATACAATTGCCCGGCCAGCAACATCGTTGGATACCCATCATGAGGAAGACTCAAGCATTttggggaagagaaagg GTGCCGAATGGGACCAGGAAACACGCGAGAAGACGATGGAAGAGTTCTTCAACGCCTTTGTCTCTCGAGTAAGTCAGGCTGGCCAAGAGAGTTTCGGGCTCAAAGAAACCGTGGAGCTGTACAAATCAAGAG TAAACGAGCTCGAACAGTCGCGAAAAGATCTCACCGAGGCAAACCTGGCCTTGCGCGTCGAACTCGAATCAATGAAGGCTCGCATAGGAACAGCGGAAGGCGCTTTACACGATGCCCAGAGAGAACATGAGCTCGCGATGGATGAGTTCAGTTCGCGCCAACGGCTCGAAGTTGAGACCGTAAGAGCTGATAGCAAGAAGAAACTAGAGACCATAGTTGCGCAGCATGAAGACCAGCTCTGCGAATTGAAACGGCGATTCGAACGTGAATTGGACGACGAAAAGGCCTCGCGACTTCGTGAGATCAACCAACTTACATCGCAGACCGCCTTGGATACACAACGTTCCCAGATTGAGCTAGACAGGAAAGATCGGGAAATCGCCTCGCTCCAGAACGACGTGCAAGCCCTACAACAAGAAATTGAGCGAGAGCGCAAGAGCACCCAAGGTCTCCGGCAGAACCTGGACACAGCCAGTAGCAATAGCGTGACGCTAGAGTCGTCGATTCGTGCGCTCAAGGCTCGAATTGAATTCCTGGAGTCCGGCCGTGAGGAGCAATCTCAAGCATTTGAGCGGTTGAATCAACAGATGATGGATGCCCTGGCCGAGACCAACGCCACCAAGGACAAGTTGCGGAAAGAGGAGACCCTCCGAAGAAAACTACACAACCAGGTTCAGGAGCTCAAGGGCAACATCCGGGTCTTTTGCCGTGTTCGACCGTCTTTAGAGACTGAGCCGCAGACGGGCATCGCTCAGATTCAATACCCCGATGCATCTGAAGAGTGCAAGGAGATCAATGTTTTGGgactggaagagaagagcagCCTGGGCGCCGttaccaagaagaacaacaacttCGCCTTTGATCGGGTATTCGGGCCGTCAACCCAGAATGCGGAGGTATTCGATGAGATCAGTCAGCTTGTCCAAAGTGCGCTCGATGGCTACAACGTGTGCATTTTCTGCTATGGACAGACCGGTAGCGGTAAGACCTACACTATGTCTTCGTTGGATGGCATGATTCCACGGGCTGTACACCAAATCTACGAGACTGCCACTAGCCTCAAAGAAAAGGGTTGGAGGTATACTATGGAAGGAAACTTCGTGGAGGTGTACAATGAAAATCTGAACGATCTTTTGGGCAAGGCGGAAGAGctggacaagaagaagcacGAAATCCGGCACGACATGCAACGCGGCAAGACGATCATTACAGATGTTACCACTGTGCGCTTGGATTCGCCCGAGATGGTCGAAAATATCCTTAAACGTGCCGCAGCCAATCGTTCGGTGGCTGCTACAAAGGCCAACGAGAGATCATCGCGGTCTCACTCCGTCTTCATCCTGAAGCTCATCGGCGAGAATGACATTACCGGCGAGCGCAGTGAGGGAACGCTCAATCTGGTGGACTTGGCCGGTAGTGAGCGACTGAGCCACAGCGGTGCAACCGGTGAGCGACTGCGGGAGACGCAGAATATCAACCGTAGTCTGAGCTGCTTGGGCGATGTGATTGCCGCATTAGGTCAAGGCAAGGACGGCGGGCACATTCCCTATCGCAATAGCAAG CTTACCTACCTCCTCCAATTCTCCCTGGGAGGAAACTCGAAGACGCTCATGTTTGTCATGGTGAGTCCACTGCAGGCACATCTGGCCGAGACCTTGACCAGTCTCAAGTTCGCCACAAAGGTGCACAATACCCACATTGGGACAGCTAAGCGACAGGCGCGTGTTCGTGATTGTTAA
- a CDS encoding putative fatty acid desaturase protein, with protein MKTSAPAGDAGRTFTGELRFYWRHFHVVHFILVAVSPSLIVFGIQQVTLNWKTALWSVICYFIYSVAITAGYHRLWCHRSYRASPPLRYVLAALGAGQFQWSIIWWTRHHRAHHRYLDTDNDPYNARRGLFYSHVGWLIGYNPEMWGSVDISDVVNDQVAVWQRQYYPILAVVIGLLLPSAVAQIGWNDWQGGFVYAGLTRAYLYGQTTMLVNSLAHWRGGQSFSTTNSARDNLFVALLTSGEGYHNFHHRFPSDYRNGVHWYSFDPSKWLIWSCARLGLASGLTRSPDREIERAILDVQRQQSADSNAGALKRRPSSSVGHHPFPTMDLTEYERQTRTGRCLIIIAGYVCDVTDFIHRHPGGQWFLQEAIGGDASVAFDSVGHSEEAQEMVRSMQIASVHG; from the exons ATGAAAACATCAGCCCCAGCAGGTGATGCCGGTAGGACCTTCACGGGGGAGCTCCGCTTTTATTGGCGGCATTTTCATGTCGTCCACTTCATCCTCGTAGCAGTGTCACCCAGTCTGATTGTCTTTGGGATCCAGCAGGTGACATTGAATTGGAAGACTGCACTATGGAGTGTTATTtgttattttatctatagcGTAGCCATCACTGCCG GTTACCACCGGCTTTGGTGTCACCGATCCTACCGTGCCTCCCCGCCTCTCCGCTACGTCCTCGCTGCCCTCGGGGCTGGACAGTTTCAGTGGTCCATCATCTGGTGGACGCGTCATCATCGCGCCCATCACCGCTACCTCGATACGGACAATGACCCTTATAATGCCCGACGAGGACTCTTTTATTCGCACGTTGGCTGGTTGATCGGATATAACCCTGAGATGTGGGGTTCCGTTGATATCTCGGACGTGGTAAATGACCAGGTAGCTGTCTGGCAGCGTCAGTATTACCCGATTCTGGCTGTAGTGATAGGACTACTACTCCCATCGGCCGTGGCTCAGATCGGGTGGAATGACTGGCAGGGGGGGTTTGTATATGCAGGTCTTACCCGGGCATATCTTTACGGACAGACGACCATGTTGGTTAACTCGCTGGCGCACTGGCGCGGTGGACAGTCATTCTCCACTACAAATAGCGCGCGGGATAATCTCTTCGTTGCTCTTCTAACCTCCGGTGAAGGTTACCATAACTTCCACCATCGATTTCCGTCAGACTACCGCAATGGAGTACACTGGTACAGCTTTGACCCCAGCAAATGGCTAATCTGGTCCTGTGCGCGGTTGGGGCTTGCGTCGGGGCTTACAAGGAGTCCGGATAGAGAAATCGAACGCGCCATTCTCGATGTCCAGAGGCAACAGTCGGCGGATAGCAATGCAGGAGCTCTTAAACGGCGCCCATCCAGTAGTGTGGGCCACCACCCCTTCCCGACAATGGATTTGACCGAGTACGAGCGGCAGACACGTACAGGGCGCTGCCTGATCATAATTGCAGGGTACGTCTGCGATGTCACTGATTTCATACACCGACACCCGGGTGGGCAGTGGTTTCTCCAAGAGGCCATTGGAGGTGACGCCAGTGTTGCCTTTGATTCCGTTGGGCACTCCGAAGAGGCGCAGGAAATGGTTCGGTCGATGCAGATCGCCTCTGTACACGGATAG
- a CDS encoding putative CBF/NF-Y family transcription factor (class 2 transcription repressor NC2, alpha subunit), with translation MTDQDNSYRPRSPDFSTLQSPIPSIPQPIYSFANPLVHHRASYDASRYFTPQYHPVPPPPPRQASQQYIPPFADPIVDPDMARRSSRIARAAEVVPMPETKYVEPTYVEPSYVEPPYVEPTPVLPEEPPQSNPTAGVEVKTKFPVARIKRIMQADEDVGKVAQVTPIAVSKALELFMISLVTKAAKEAKDRNSKRVTASHLKQAVVKDEVLDFLADIIAKVPDQPAGRKHDDDGSDQNEQPKRKRGGRRPKDDSD, from the exons ATGACAGATCAGGATAATTCTTACCGACCTCGATCTCCCGATTTTTCCACCCTCCAATCCCCCATTCCCTCTATCCCCCAGCCCATATACTCTTTTGCGAACCCATTGGTTCATCACCGCGCATCCTACGACGCTTCTCGCTATTTCACCCCGCAGTACCACCCTgttcctccacccccacccCGTCAAGCCTCTCAGCAGTACATCCCTCCTTTCGCAGACCCGATTGTAGATCCCGACATGGCTCGTCGGTCGTCTCGGATCGCGCGCGCTGCCGAGGTTGTGCCCATGCCGGAAACTAAGTACGTCGAACCAACATACGTCGAACCATCATATGTCGAGCCACCATATGTCGAACCCACACCGGTGCTGCCGGAAGAGCCTCCCCAATCAAATCCCACGGCTGGCGTGGAGGTGAAGACAAAATTCCCTGTCGCGCGCATTAAGCGCATTATGCAAGccgatgaagatgttggcAAGGTAGCGCAGGTGACTCCAATCGCTGTCT CCAAAGCTTTAGAACTCTTCATGATTTCTCTTGTCACCAAGGCCGCAAAGGAAGCCAAAGACCGGAATTCGAAACGCGTCACCGCGTCGCATCTGAAGCAAGCGGTCGTGAAGGACGAAGTATTAGATTTCCTGGCCGACATCATTGCCAAGGTGCCCGACCAACCGGCAGGAAGAAAGCACGACGATGATGGAAGTGATCAAAACGAACAACCGAAACGAAAGCGCGGAGGACGACGACCGAAAGACGATAGCGACTAG
- a CDS encoding putative actin-binding protein has product MSGRFVRSSKYRHVFGRNTRKEQCYDNLRVSANAWDSNLVKVNPKYLSVNWAAGGGGAFAVIPLEERGKLPEKIPLFRGHTAAVLDTDWNPFNDDLIASGSDDGKALLWRVPENFTLRPDVDLDHVQDIAPVGKLSGHPKKIGHVLFNPAAENVLATSSGDFTVKIWDIEAGAAKLTLNVGDMVYSQSWSANGSLLVTTSRDKKLRIWDARQERPAHEVQGHSGAKNSRVVWLGEHDRIATTGFSRMSDRQLALWDMRAPAEPINGFKVLDSISGVCMPFWDDGTQCLYLAGRGDGNIRYFELENDKFEYLAEYKSADPQRGIAFMPKRGVNMHENEVARAFKTVGDTYIEPISFIVPRRAETFQDDIYPPTVGLTPAMSPSEWFAGKEAIPPKISMASLYEGEGLKEITGVQDKPTETLGAPAAQAEPAPKPAEPTPVKKAPEPEPTPVHKPAPSMKEQGASMAAMVNKFADEEDAEPAVEESSFDEAPKPVEREARTVESASPVKTSAWHQREESKSQTASKPSTPVPAQNNDRSPAASTPVDTSSGFNIPEFTNTAASALHGEIQKLTHMVGPLLNEVHEQKQQIESLTKTIESLETNQEKQIQSLNEKIVALEARLS; this is encoded by the exons ATGTCTGGTCGTTTCGTCCGTTCCTCTAAATACC GACACGTCTTCGGGCGGAACACAAGAAAG GAGCAATGTTATGACAACCTCCGCGTGTCCGCAAATGCCTGGGACAGCAATCTCGTCAAG GTCAACCCCAAGTACCTGTCTGTAAACTGGGCagctggtggaggtggtgctTTTGCCGTCATTCCCCTGGAAGAGCGAGGCAAATTGCCTGAGAAAATTCCTCTGTTCCGCGGTCATACTGCAGCAGTCTTGGATACCGACTG GAACCCTTTTAACGATGACCTGATTGCATCCGGTTCCGATGACGGCAAG GCCCTCCTGTGGCGCGTACCCGAAAACTTCACCCTCCGCCCCGATGTCGACCTCGATCATGTTCAGGATATTGCGCCTGTCGGAAAGCTGAGCGGTCACCCGAA GAAAATCGGGCATGTGCTCTTCAACCCTGCGGCGGAAAATGTTTTGGCTACGTCTTCCGGCGACTTCACTGTTAAGATTTGGGATATCGAGGCCGGTGCTGCCAAGCTCACGTTGAATGTGGGCGATATGGTTTATTCACAGTCCTGGAGTGCCAATGGCTCCCTTCTGGTCACCACCTCCCGTGACAAGAAGCTTCGCATCTGGGATGCACGTCAGGAACGTCCCGCGCATGAGGTCCAGGGACACTCGGGTGCAAAGAACAGCCGTGTCGTGTGGCTTGGAGAACATGACCGGATCGCGACCACCGGTTTCTCCAGGATGAGCGACCGCCAGCTCGCATTGTGGGACATGCGCGCTCCTGCGGAGCCCATTAATGGATTCAAGGTCCTTGATTCCATCTCTGGCGTCTGCATGCCCTTCTGGGACGATGGCACCCAGTGCCTGTATTTGGCTGGCAGAGG TGACGGTAACATTCGTTATTTCGAATTGGAGAATGATAAGTTCGAATATCTTGCCGAATACAAGTCGGCCGATCCTCAGCGTGGCATTGCTTTCATGCCGAAGCGTGGTGTTAACATGCACGAGAATGAGGTAGCCCGCGCCTTCAAGACCGTCGGAGATACCTACATTGAACCGATCTCTTTTATCGTTCCTCGCCGTGCCGAGACCTTCCAGGATGATATTTATCCACCCACAGTCGGCTTGACACCCGCCATGAGCCCATCCGAATGGTTCGCTGGCAAAGAAGCCATCCCGCCGAAGATTTCCATGGCTAGTTTGTATGAAGGAGAGGGTCTGAAGGAGATTACCGGTGTACAAGACAAGCCTACTGAGACCTTGGGTGCCCCTGCAGCTCAGGCAGAACCTGCGCCCAAGCCCGCAGAGCCGACTCCGGTGAAGAAGGCGCCCGAGCCCGAACCAACTCCTGTACATAAGCCTGCCCCGTCCATGAAGGAGCAGGGCGCTTCCATGGCTGCAATGGTGAACAAGTTtgccgacgaggaagacgcGGAGCCCGCAGTTGAGGAGTCCAGTTTTGACGAGGCACCTAAGCCCGTCGAGCGGGAAGCTCGTACCGTAGAGTCTGCCTCGCCAGTCAAGACAAGCGCATGGCACCAAAGGGAGGAGAGCAAGTCACAAACGGCTTCCAAACCGTCAACCCCTGTTCCA GCCCAGAATAATGATCGCTCCCCTGCTGCCAGCACCCCGGTCGATACATCTTCCGGATTCAATATTCCCGAGTTCACCAATACGGCCGCTAGCGCCCTCCATGGCGAAATCCAAAAGCTTACCCACATGGTCGGCCCCCTATTGAATGAAGTCCACGAACAGAAGCAGCAGATCGAGAGTCTGACCAAGACGATTGAATCCCTCGAGACCAACCAAGAGAAACAGATACAAAGCCTGAACGAGAAGATCGTGGCTCTCGAGGCCAGGCTGAGCTAA
- a CDS encoding uncharacterized protein (expressed protein) produces the protein MLELPSSLSQLLEESLRRETPVNIPLWYLHFTTSSNAKFECIPRDAHYLKLASVVFLTRIILRVFIEAMSSYPLWGLTMWTSTDGVRTEFDAIILAIGFDVQQFIAPMEIYGKSGISLAQQ, from the coding sequence ATGTTAGAACTGCCATCATCTTTGTCTCAGCTGTTGGAGGAATCTCTACGCCGAGAGACACCCGTTAATATTCCGCTATGGTATCTTCATTTCACCACGTCCAGTAATGCAAAATTTGAGTGTATACCCCGTGATGCTCACTACCTAAAGCTTGCAAGTGTCGTATTTTTGACCCGAATTATTTTGAGAGTCTTCATCGAGGCAATGTCGAGCTATCCCCTGTGGGGATTGACCATGTGGACCAGCACAGATGGTGTAAGGACCGAGTTCGACGCAATCATCCTCGCAATAGGATTTGATGTTCAGCAATTCATCGCCCCAATGGAAATTTATGGCAAAAGCGGTATAAGTCTGGCCCAGCAGTGA